A window of the Roseovarius sp. S88 genome harbors these coding sequences:
- a CDS encoding helix-turn-helix domain-containing protein, translated as MIGFRSKRVSDEPGDEPRGFDAFDLRLGDMMRGERATMGKSLLDVERELRIKASYVAAIENCDPDAFDTPGFIPGYVRSYARYLNMDPDKAFEGFCQESGFSIAHGMSAEASSLRRGEIAKARRKMHREDPIAVPKTPFVPAKDSIVSGVEPGAIGSALVLMLLIGGIGYGGWSVLNEVQRVQFAPVENTPDVLSDLDPLNGVVAAPPGAETSEDPTQTADGGFEAPRDERLDRLYRPQALDVPVLTARDAPISTLDPSEVGTFRPELPSADTAPSNFASESLPSNFSSNALASVTSDEQSAEDAPLISPQVLTDQPQGVRMVAVRPAWVRVRAADGTVLFEGIMNAGDSWDVPVTEEPSELRVGESGSIYFAMNGQHYGPAGPSGQVTSGLPLDAQMLADALQVADISQDEDLLRYVAELQGVTETPEAPIED; from the coding sequence ATGATCGGTTTCCGGTCAAAACGTGTGTCAGACGAACCGGGAGACGAACCTCGCGGTTTCGATGCATTTGACCTGCGCCTCGGTGACATGATGCGCGGCGAACGCGCGACCATGGGCAAATCTTTGCTGGATGTGGAACGCGAGCTTCGGATCAAGGCGTCGTATGTTGCTGCGATCGAGAATTGCGATCCCGATGCCTTTGACACACCTGGCTTTATTCCCGGCTATGTGCGCTCTTATGCCCGCTATCTGAACATGGATCCCGATAAGGCATTTGAAGGCTTCTGTCAGGAAAGCGGGTTTTCTATCGCGCACGGAATGTCCGCAGAGGCGTCGAGCCTACGGCGTGGCGAGATTGCCAAAGCGCGCCGCAAGATGCATCGCGAAGATCCGATTGCGGTTCCCAAGACACCCTTTGTCCCGGCCAAAGATTCCATTGTGTCCGGCGTGGAACCCGGCGCGATTGGGTCGGCCCTTGTTCTGATGCTGCTCATCGGCGGGATTGGCTACGGCGGCTGGAGCGTTCTGAATGAAGTTCAACGCGTGCAGTTTGCACCGGTTGAGAATACACCAGATGTCTTGAGCGATCTTGATCCTCTCAATGGAGTGGTTGCCGCGCCTCCGGGTGCCGAGACGTCGGAGGATCCGACGCAGACCGCGGATGGCGGATTTGAAGCGCCTCGTGATGAACGCCTGGATCGGCTTTATAGACCTCAGGCGCTTGATGTGCCTGTGCTGACAGCACGCGATGCTCCGATTTCAACGCTGGACCCATCTGAGGTGGGTACATTCCGTCCCGAGCTTCCTTCGGCGGATACGGCGCCTTCGAATTTTGCGTCAGAGTCTCTGCCTTCGAATTTCTCGTCCAACGCTTTGGCGTCGGTCACATCGGATGAACAAAGTGCAGAAGACGCCCCGTTGATCAGCCCACAAGTCCTCACCGATCAACCGCAAGGCGTGCGCATGGTGGCTGTGCGCCCGGCCTGGGTTCGTGTTCGGGCGGCTGATGGCACGGTTCTGTTCGAAGGCATCATGAATGCCGGTGACAGCTGGGATGTCCCTGTGACCGAAGAACCGTCCGAGCTGCGCGTGGGCGAATCCGGTTCTATCTATTTTGCCATGAACGGCCAGCACTACGGCCCGGCCGGTCCAAGTGGACAAGTGACCTCTGGCTTGCCATTGGATGCGCAGATGTTGGCAGACGCTTTGCAGGTCGCTGACATTAGCCAAGATGAAGACCTGCTGCGCTACGTGGCAGAGCTTCAGGGCGTGACAGAGACGCCGGAGGCCCCGATCGAGGACTAA
- the hemA gene encoding 5-aminolevulinate synthase, producing the protein MDFSAKLDEAIARLHEEGRYRTFIDIERQKGQFPHAIWRRPDGTEQPVTVWCGNDYLGMGQHPVVLEAMHEALDATGAGSGGTRNISGTTVYHKRLEAELADLHGKEAALLFTSAYIANDATLSTLPKLFPGLIIYSDELNHASMIEGVRRNGGAKRIFKHNDLDHLRELLAADDPDAPKLIAFESVYSMDGDFAPIEAICDMADEFGALTYIDEVHAVGMYGPRGAGVAERDRLMHRIDIINGTLAKAFGVMGGYIAATAKMCDAIRSYAPGFIFTTSLPPAVAAGAAASVAHLKTDQALRDLHQTQAKTLKLRLKGLGLPLIDHGSHIVPVIVGDPVHTKKLSDMLLDGYGIYVQPINFPTVPRGTERLRFTPSPVHGPQEIDQLVHAMDALWSHCALNRSELSA; encoded by the coding sequence GTGGATTTTTCTGCGAAGCTTGATGAAGCGATTGCGCGCCTGCATGAAGAAGGCCGGTATCGGACGTTTATCGATATTGAACGTCAAAAGGGGCAGTTCCCGCATGCGATCTGGCGTCGTCCGGATGGCACCGAACAGCCCGTGACGGTCTGGTGCGGCAATGACTATCTTGGCATGGGGCAGCATCCGGTCGTTTTGGAGGCGATGCACGAAGCGCTGGATGCCACCGGGGCCGGTTCGGGCGGCACGCGCAACATTTCCGGCACAACCGTTTATCACAAACGTCTGGAGGCCGAGTTGGCGGATCTGCATGGCAAGGAAGCTGCGTTGCTTTTCACCAGCGCCTACATCGCCAATGATGCCACGCTCTCAACTTTGCCAAAACTGTTCCCCGGTCTGATCATCTACTCCGATGAACTCAACCACGCCTCGATGATCGAGGGCGTGCGTCGCAATGGCGGGGCCAAGCGGATTTTCAAACATAACGACCTGGATCACCTGCGCGAACTGCTCGCTGCCGATGATCCGGATGCACCGAAACTGATTGCGTTTGAATCGGTCTATTCCATGGATGGCGATTTTGCTCCGATCGAGGCCATTTGCGATATGGCTGATGAGTTTGGCGCGTTGACTTACATCGACGAAGTGCATGCCGTCGGCATGTATGGGCCACGCGGAGCAGGTGTTGCGGAACGTGATCGGCTGATGCATCGCATCGACATCATCAACGGCACGCTGGCCAAAGCCTTTGGCGTGATGGGCGGCTATATCGCGGCGACGGCCAAGATGTGTGACGCCATCCGCTCTTATGCACCGGGCTTTATCTTCACGACATCCCTGCCACCTGCGGTGGCGGCTGGCGCGGCGGCATCTGTGGCGCATCTCAAAACCGATCAGGCGCTTCGTGATCTGCACCAGACGCAAGCCAAGACACTCAAGCTGCGGCTCAAGGGTCTTGGCCTTCCTTTGATTGATCATGGCAGCCACATTGTGCCTGTGATCGTTGGTGATCCGGTTCATACCAAAAAGCTCAGCGATATGCTGCTCGATGGCTATGGCATCTACGTCCAGCCGATCAATTTCCCCACGGTCCCAAGAGGCACAGAGCGGCTTCGTTTCACGCCATCGCCGGTGCATGGGCCGCAAGAAATTGACCAACTTGTCCACGCAATGGACGCACTTTGGAGCCATTGCGCCTTAAATCGGTCCGAATTGTCTGCATAA
- a CDS encoding dipeptidase — translation MSLDAVLARIDSDMPQAMDRLMELLRIPSISTDPAYAKPCQEAADWLVADLQSLGARAEKRLTSGHPMVVGHIDGPEGKDTPHLLFYGHYDVQPVDPLDLWHTDPFQPELQDTPKGQVIRGRGSSDDKGQLMTFVEACRAYKAVTGTLPCRITFFFEGEEESGSPSLVPFMEENAAELKADLALICDTSMVAPGVPSIASQLRGMVKEEFTIHGPRIDLHSGHYGGPALNPLREISRLIASFHDDTGRVAVEGFYEGVHEVPDDLLRQWENSGFDEDEYLTSVGFTEPHGEDGYSTLVQQWARPTLEVNGLWGGYQGVGTKTVIPAEAHCKVTCRLVGDMDPDALRRKLRKHVEDRLTPDARVEWNDDLDGSPAAVMNIARPEFEAARQALSDEWNREAVFVGMGGSIPIAGFFKEILGLDSMLIGFANEDDAIHSPNEKYNVESFQKGVRSWARVLDELTG, via the coding sequence ATGTCCCTTGACGCCGTTTTGGCCCGAATTGATTCCGACATGCCGCAGGCGATGGATCGCCTGATGGAGCTGTTGCGTATTCCGTCAATTTCGACCGATCCAGCCTATGCCAAACCCTGTCAGGAAGCCGCCGATTGGCTGGTGGCAGACCTGCAAAGCCTTGGAGCGCGCGCTGAGAAACGCCTGACATCGGGCCATCCGATGGTGGTCGGCCATATTGACGGACCGGAAGGCAAGGACACGCCGCACCTTTTGTTTTATGGTCATTATGACGTGCAGCCGGTGGATCCCCTCGACCTGTGGCACACCGATCCGTTCCAGCCCGAGCTACAAGATACCCCCAAAGGTCAAGTCATTCGCGGGCGCGGATCGTCAGACGACAAAGGGCAATTGATGACCTTTGTCGAAGCCTGCCGCGCCTACAAGGCGGTCACTGGCACCCTGCCCTGTCGCATCACGTTTTTCTTCGAGGGCGAAGAAGAATCCGGCTCGCCTTCGCTTGTGCCTTTCATGGAAGAGAATGCCGCCGAACTGAAAGCCGACCTGGCCCTGATTTGCGACACGTCCATGGTCGCGCCGGGTGTGCCGTCTATTGCTTCACAATTGCGTGGGATGGTGAAGGAAGAGTTCACAATCCACGGCCCAAGAATCGATTTGCATTCAGGTCATTACGGAGGACCGGCGCTCAATCCGTTGCGCGAAATCTCTCGTCTCATCGCCAGCTTCCATGACGACACAGGCCGCGTGGCGGTCGAGGGATTTTATGAAGGCGTGCACGAAGTGCCGGACGATCTTTTGCGCCAATGGGAAAACAGCGGCTTTGATGAGGATGAATACCTTACATCCGTGGGCTTCACCGAGCCGCATGGCGAAGACGGCTATTCGACGCTGGTTCAGCAATGGGCACGACCAACGCTAGAAGTCAATGGCCTGTGGGGCGGGTATCAGGGCGTGGGCACCAAAACGGTGATCCCGGCCGAGGCGCATTGCAAGGTCACCTGCCGGTTGGTTGGAGATATGGACCCCGACGCGCTTCGTCGCAAGCTGCGCAAACATGTCGAGGACCGGCTGACCCCAGATGCGCGGGTAGAATGGAATGATGATCTTGACGGCTCGCCCGCGGCGGTGATGAACATCGCGCGCCCCGAGTTCGAAGCCGCGCGTCAGGCGCTTAGCGATGAATGGAACCGGGAGGCGGTCTTTGTTGGCATGGGTGGCTCGATCCCGATTGCCGGGTTCTTCAAGGAAATCCTCGGGCTGGATTCCATGCTGATCGGATTTGCCAACGAAGACGACGCCATTCATAGCCCGAATGAGAAATACAACGTCGAAAGCTTTCAAAAAGGCGTGCGCAGCTGGGCGCGGGTGCTGGACGAGCTGACAGGCTGA
- a CDS encoding alpha/beta fold hydrolase, translating into MILGFEDHVEMLNGIEIAWSMGGDGPPLLLLHGFPQTRALWAKVAPQLANTYQVICPDLRGYGASGKPQPVSAYSFREMARDQIALMTHLGHKRFAVAGHDRGGRVAHRLALDAPWAVSKLCVMDIIPTHTLLTKLRMDVAQAYYHWFFLAQPEPFPDHMIAANPDRYFESCLLGWGAARLEDFDSDQLAAYRAAWRDPDTIRGMCNDYRAAISHDVVDDWSDLGAQITCPMLVLYGADGAMGQTYDVGDTWTDKCADMRAASIPGGHFFVDCAPDETLKALQGFFAVSK; encoded by the coding sequence ATGATCCTGGGCTTTGAGGATCATGTCGAGATGTTGAACGGCATCGAGATTGCCTGGAGCATGGGCGGTGATGGCCCACCCCTGCTCTTGCTGCATGGCTTTCCGCAAACCCGCGCGCTTTGGGCAAAGGTGGCCCCGCAATTGGCCAATACGTACCAAGTGATCTGCCCCGATCTGCGCGGCTATGGCGCAAGCGGCAAGCCGCAACCCGTCAGCGCCTACAGCTTTCGCGAAATGGCGCGGGATCAGATCGCGTTGATGACCCATTTGGGCCATAAGAGATTTGCAGTGGCTGGCCATGACCGGGGTGGGCGCGTGGCACATCGTTTGGCTTTGGATGCGCCGTGGGCTGTCTCAAAGCTCTGTGTCATGGACATTATTCCCACCCATACCCTACTCACCAAGCTGCGCATGGATGTGGCGCAGGCCTACTACCATTGGTTCTTCCTCGCGCAGCCCGAACCTTTCCCGGATCACATGATTGCCGCCAACCCGGATCGGTACTTTGAGTCCTGTCTGCTGGGCTGGGGCGCGGCGCGGCTTGAGGATTTCGACTCCGACCAACTGGCCGCCTACCGTGCAGCCTGGCGCGACCCCGACACGATCCGCGGCATGTGCAATGACTACCGCGCGGCGATTTCCCACGATGTCGTGGACGATTGGTCTGATCTCGGTGCACAGATCACCTGCCCTATGCTCGTGCTCTATGGTGCGGATGGGGCCATGGGACAGACCTATGACGTGGGCGATACCTGGACGGACAAATGCGCGGACATGCGCGCCGCATCAATCCCGGGTGGGCATTTTTTTGTCGATTGCGCGCCCGACGAGACGTTAAAGGCGCTGCAAGGATTCTTTGCTGTGTCGAAATAG
- a CDS encoding FAD binding domain-containing protein, translating to MYAFDIERPSTIADAVAALAKSEENQPLAGGQTLIPTLKQRLAAPETLVSLGGISEIQGICQDDAGRVCIGAGTTHADVAAGAGAYPALASLANNIGDPAVRNRGTIGGSLANNDPSACYPAGALGSGATIVTNAREIAADDYFQGMFETALDAGEIITEVKFPVPEKANYQKFEQPASRFALVGVFVAKYADGVRVAVTGASEGGVFRWSEAEAVLSNDFSASALEGVSLSGDGMINDLHGSGAYRAHLVGVMTRRAVEAV from the coding sequence ATGTATGCATTTGACATCGAACGCCCGAGCACAATCGCAGATGCGGTCGCGGCTTTGGCCAAGAGCGAAGAAAACCAGCCATTGGCAGGGGGGCAAACGTTGATCCCCACGCTGAAACAGAGGCTGGCGGCCCCTGAGACCTTGGTGAGCCTCGGCGGCATCAGCGAAATCCAGGGCATTTGTCAGGACGATGCTGGCCGGGTCTGTATTGGCGCGGGAACAACCCACGCCGACGTCGCAGCCGGGGCGGGGGCCTATCCGGCACTTGCGTCTCTGGCCAACAACATCGGGGACCCTGCGGTGCGCAACCGTGGCACCATCGGCGGATCATTGGCCAATAACGACCCCTCGGCTTGTTATCCGGCAGGGGCGCTGGGCTCTGGAGCGACTATTGTCACCAACGCACGCGAGATTGCGGCGGATGATTACTTCCAGGGGATGTTTGAAACCGCACTCGATGCGGGTGAGATCATCACAGAAGTGAAATTTCCCGTCCCCGAAAAGGCCAATTACCAGAAATTCGAACAACCCGCGTCGCGCTTTGCGCTGGTGGGTGTGTTCGTGGCCAAATATGCCGATGGCGTCCGCGTGGCTGTGACAGGGGCGTCCGAGGGCGGTGTGTTCCGCTGGTCCGAGGCCGAGGCGGTGCTGTCGAATGATTTCTCTGCTTCCGCCCTTGAGGGTGTGTCGCTCTCTGGCGATGGCATGATCAACGACCTGCACGGCTCAGGCGCTTATCGCGCCCATCTAGTAGGTGTCATGACCCGTCGCGCGGTTGAGGCGGTTTAG
- a CDS encoding xanthine dehydrogenase family protein molybdopterin-binding subunit, which yields MPKDGGIGASSKRREDVRFLTGTGNYTDDINLRGQAYVHFLRSDVAHGTLKSVDTKAAEGMPGVLRVFTGADFAEVGGLPCGWQVTDRHGEPMQEPGHPVLAQGKVRHVGDPIAAVVAETREQARDAAEAIEVDIDELPAVMDMKAALEDGATKVHDDLTSNLCYDWGFVEENKDAVDEAIKSAAHVTTLELRNNRLVPNAMEPRVAVGDYNRSTDDSTLYTTSQNPHVIRLLMGAFVLGIPEHKLRVVAPDVGGGFGSKIYHYAEEAFCTFAAKALNRPVKWTCSRSEAFISDAHGRDHVTKIELALDADNNFTAVRTETYANMGAYLSTFAPSIPTWLHGTLMAGNYKTPVIYVNVKAVFTNTVPVDAYRGAGRPEATFQLERVIDKAARELGVDPIALRRQNFVTEFPYATPVAVEYDTGDYNATMDKLLEMADMSGFEARLAESKKNGKLRGLGVNCYIEACGIAPSNLVGQLGARAGLYESATVRVNATGGITVMTGSHSHGQGHETAFPQVVADMLGIDESMIEIEHGDTDKAPMGMGTYGSRSIAVGGSAMVRATEKIIAKTKKIAAHLMEASEADIELKDGQFTVAGTDKSVAWGDVTLAAYVPHNYPLEEIEPGLEETAFYDPANFTYPAGAYACEVEVDPDTGKVTIERFAAADDFGNVINPMIVSGQVHGGLAQGIGQALLENAAYDENGQLLSASYMDYAMPRADDVPFYSVDHSCQTPCTHNPLGVKGCGEAGAIGSPPAVVNAVVDALQRAGHDITHIDMPVSPSRVWAAMQG from the coding sequence ATGCCCAAAGATGGAGGCATCGGCGCCAGTTCCAAGCGGCGCGAAGACGTGCGGTTCCTGACAGGGACCGGCAACTACACAGATGACATCAACCTACGCGGTCAGGCCTATGTGCATTTTCTGCGCTCGGACGTGGCGCATGGCACGCTGAAATCGGTCGACACCAAGGCTGCCGAGGGCATGCCCGGCGTGCTGCGAGTGTTCACCGGAGCGGATTTTGCCGAGGTGGGTGGATTGCCCTGCGGGTGGCAGGTGACAGATCGCCATGGCGAGCCCATGCAGGAACCCGGACACCCGGTTCTGGCGCAAGGCAAGGTGCGCCACGTGGGCGATCCGATTGCCGCCGTGGTGGCAGAGACGCGCGAACAGGCGCGCGACGCGGCAGAAGCCATTGAAGTCGATATCGACGAGCTTCCTGCAGTGATGGATATGAAGGCCGCATTGGAGGACGGTGCCACCAAGGTGCATGACGATCTGACGTCAAACCTCTGCTATGACTGGGGTTTTGTTGAGGAAAACAAAGACGCCGTGGATGAGGCCATCAAATCAGCGGCGCATGTCACCACGCTGGAACTGAGAAACAACCGGTTGGTGCCCAATGCGATGGAGCCGCGTGTGGCGGTGGGCGATTACAACCGTTCTACCGATGACAGCACGCTTTACACCACCTCGCAGAACCCTCATGTGATCCGTCTTTTGATGGGCGCGTTTGTTTTGGGCATCCCGGAACACAAGCTGCGTGTTGTGGCCCCTGATGTAGGCGGTGGCTTTGGCTCCAAGATCTATCACTATGCCGAAGAGGCGTTCTGCACCTTTGCGGCCAAGGCGCTTAATCGCCCAGTGAAATGGACCTGTTCGCGCTCTGAGGCGTTCATCTCGGACGCGCATGGCCGGGACCATGTGACCAAGATCGAATTGGCGCTGGATGCGGACAACAATTTCACTGCCGTGCGCACAGAGACTTACGCCAACATGGGGGCGTATCTTTCGACCTTTGCGCCCTCCATCCCGACCTGGCTTCACGGCACGCTGATGGCGGGCAACTACAAGACGCCGGTCATCTATGTGAACGTGAAAGCGGTCTTTACCAATACCGTGCCGGTCGATGCCTATCGTGGCGCGGGCCGCCCCGAGGCGACGTTCCAACTGGAGCGTGTGATCGACAAAGCCGCGCGTGAGCTGGGCGTCGATCCCATCGCGCTCAGGCGGCAGAACTTTGTCACCGAGTTTCCCTATGCCACACCCGTGGCGGTGGAATATGACACCGGGGATTACAACGCCACGATGGACAAGCTTCTTGAGATGGCCGACATGTCGGGCTTTGAGGCGCGGCTGGCCGAGAGCAAGAAAAACGGCAAGCTGCGTGGCCTCGGCGTGAACTGCTATATTGAGGCCTGCGGTATCGCGCCCTCAAACCTTGTAGGGCAATTGGGCGCGCGGGCTGGTCTTTACGAGTCCGCCACCGTTCGGGTGAACGCCACGGGTGGCATCACGGTCATGACTGGCAGTCACAGCCACGGGCAGGGGCATGAAACCGCCTTCCCGCAAGTGGTGGCCGACATGCTGGGCATTGACGAGAGCATGATCGAGATCGAGCATGGCGATACTGACAAGGCGCCCATGGGCATGGGCACCTATGGCTCACGTTCTATCGCTGTGGGCGGCTCGGCCATGGTGCGTGCGACCGAGAAGATCATCGCTAAGACCAAGAAGATTGCAGCCCACCTGATGGAAGCCTCTGAGGCCGATATCGAGCTGAAGGATGGGCAATTCACCGTGGCAGGCACAGATAAATCCGTGGCCTGGGGTGATGTGACCTTGGCGGCTTATGTACCGCACAACTATCCGCTTGAAGAGATCGAACCGGGGCTGGAGGAAACCGCGTTTTACGACCCGGCGAACTTCACCTATCCCGCAGGGGCTTATGCCTGCGAGGTCGAGGTTGATCCCGACACCGGGAAGGTCACGATTGAGCGGTTCGCGGCTGCGGATGACTTTGGCAACGTGATCAATCCGATGATTGTCTCAGGTCAGGTCCATGGAGGTCTGGCGCAAGGCATTGGTCAGGCATTGCTTGAAAATGCCGCCTATGACGAGAACGGTCAGCTTCTGAGTGCGTCCTACATGGATTATGCCATGCCGCGCGCCGATGACGTGCCGTTCTATAGCGTTGATCATTCCTGCCAGACGCCTTGCACGCACAACCCTCTGGGTGTGAAAGGCTGCGGCGAGGCGGGGGCGATTGGCTCACCGCCTGCGGTGGTCAATGCGGTGGTCGATGCGCTGCAACGTGCAGGTCATGACATCACCCATATCGATATGCCCGTGTCGCCGTCGCGCGTCTGGGCAGCCATGCAAGGGTAA
- a CDS encoding (2Fe-2S)-binding protein, with protein sequence MAQVSMTVNGKPASGEIEGRTLLVDFIRENLGLTGTHVGCDTSQCGACVVHVDGKAVKACTMFAAEAAGAEVTTIEGMAADDGTLNPIQQAFQDHHGLQCGFCTPGMVMSASALLADNPKPSEAEIRDYLEGNICRCTGYHNIVKAILAVSGQDVSSIAAE encoded by the coding sequence ATGGCACAGGTCAGCATGACCGTGAACGGCAAGCCTGCGTCCGGTGAGATAGAAGGTCGCACGCTGTTAGTTGATTTTATCCGAGAGAATTTGGGCCTGACCGGCACGCATGTGGGTTGCGACACCAGCCAATGCGGCGCCTGCGTGGTGCATGTGGACGGCAAGGCGGTCAAAGCGTGCACCATGTTCGCCGCCGAAGCCGCTGGTGCCGAGGTGACGACCATCGAAGGCATGGCCGCCGACGATGGCACGCTCAACCCCATTCAACAAGCGTTCCAGGACCATCATGGCCTGCAATGCGGGTTCTGCACGCCAGGCATGGTGATGTCGGCCTCGGCGCTTTTGGCCGACAACCCCAAGCCGAGTGAGGCGGAGATCCGGGATTACCTAGAAGGCAATATTTGCCGCTGCACAGGTTATCATAACATCGTCAAGGCGATCCTGGCCGTATCCGGTCAAGACGTCAGCAGCATCGCCGCCGAATGA
- a CDS encoding SCO family protein: MTLLAAGSLAVAAQAHDGEDHSGGSAATAISPQVEEALKNAPTALPWEVGGPFALLDHTGAERTQADPDGKYQLLFFGYANCPGICSAALPMMAQAAEQLETDGVAAQALVVTIDPKLDSVETMGPSLAKISNRLLGLTGTPEALNVAYEAYNVEFEHLFDDPQYGPIYSHGSFIYVLDPAGNVLTQVPPILPPEQVSQIVQKYVKAGS; this comes from the coding sequence ATGACACTGTTGGCGGCCGGTTCACTGGCCGTCGCAGCTCAGGCCCATGACGGCGAGGATCACAGCGGCGGCTCTGCGGCAACAGCGATTTCGCCGCAAGTGGAGGAGGCGCTGAAAAATGCGCCGACCGCGCTGCCGTGGGAGGTTGGCGGGCCGTTTGCGCTTTTGGACCATACCGGCGCGGAGCGAACTCAAGCTGATCCTGATGGTAAGTATCAACTGCTGTTCTTCGGCTATGCCAACTGTCCGGGCATCTGCAGTGCTGCCTTGCCGATGATGGCGCAGGCGGCGGAGCAGCTTGAAACGGATGGTGTCGCGGCGCAGGCGCTTGTGGTGACGATTGATCCCAAGCTGGACAGCGTTGAAACCATGGGGCCAAGCCTTGCCAAAATCTCAAACCGTCTTTTGGGCCTGACGGGTACGCCAGAGGCGCTGAACGTGGCCTATGAGGCGTATAATGTGGAGTTCGAGCATCTCTTTGACGACCCGCAATATGGGCCGATCTACAGCCATGGCAGCTTTATCTATGTGCTTGATCCTGCGGGAAATGTCCTCACTCAAGTGCCACCCATACTACCGCCCGAACAGGTGAGCCAGATCGTGCAGAAATATGTGAAAGCGGGGTCCTGA
- a CDS encoding Hint domain-containing protein — protein sequence MTACKISQADTEDTCIPLKPIGILPGAVVLTLDGETPVEALRPGARVITRDQGMAVLRRITRQTVETYAVQILAGSLGHTRPERDVILPAEQPMLIRDWRAEALFGAAQALVPARRLVDGEFITDLGMQRMALFTLQFDMPHVIYADGLELGSDPVAQSTSRAA from the coding sequence ATGACGGCATGTAAGATCAGCCAGGCTGATACAGAAGATACGTGTATTCCTTTGAAACCAATCGGGATTTTACCCGGTGCTGTCGTGCTGACGCTGGATGGCGAGACGCCGGTTGAGGCGCTGCGCCCCGGCGCGCGGGTGATCACACGCGATCAGGGCATGGCAGTGCTGCGCCGCATCACGCGACAGACAGTTGAGACATATGCCGTGCAAATCCTTGCCGGGTCGTTGGGGCATACGCGCCCCGAGAGGGATGTCATCCTACCAGCAGAGCAACCCATGCTCATTCGTGATTGGCGCGCCGAGGCGCTCTTTGGTGCGGCGCAGGCGCTTGTGCCCGCGCGGCGGCTTGTTGATGGTGAGTTTATCACCGATCTGGGAATGCAACGGATGGCGCTTTTCACGCTGCAGTTTGACATGCCGCATGTCATCTACGCTGACGGGCTGGAATTGGGCAGTGATCCTGTGGCGCAAAGCACGTCACGGGCAGCTTAA